In Streptomyces sp. DG2A-72, one genomic interval encodes:
- a CDS encoding helix-turn-helix domain-containing protein yields the protein MPPALARLPHRTDGEAALPRLYRPEEIAETLGCSAWWVKDRARRRLIPHTRVGRAYRFTADHLAEIICIHEESAPQRAQGAPSPASPPELAMTPSRPTRQTRPSTSSAPRLRARPPRRSQYGTAA from the coding sequence ATGCCCCCTGCCCTCGCACGCCTTCCGCACCGAACGGATGGTGAAGCCGCCCTGCCCCGTCTCTACCGCCCCGAGGAGATCGCCGAGACCCTCGGCTGCTCGGCCTGGTGGGTCAAGGACCGCGCACGCCGGCGCCTGATACCGCACACACGAGTCGGCCGCGCCTACCGCTTCACCGCGGACCACCTCGCCGAGATCATCTGCATCCACGAGGAGTCGGCGCCACAGCGAGCCCAGGGAGCGCCGTCACCGGCCAGTCCGCCGGAGTTGGCTATGACCCCGTCGCGTCCGACTCGGCAGACGCGGCCCTCCACGTCCTCCGCCCCACGTCTCAGGGCTCGACCGCCCCGCAGGTCCCAGTACGGCACTGCTGCGTAG
- a CDS encoding LacI family DNA-binding transcriptional regulator, whose protein sequence is MGFAEKRGSYWRGRYKVSEGKYGTVVDPTGAVVKFATKREAKQAADEEEAKVRRGTWRDPAAGQETFGAYASRWYDAQDLAASTMQNYRRHIEEHLLPELEDKALAGILRTDVDTWEKREKAVYAASSVKTWRSTLHLILEDAVDEGLIASNPAAKRRGRGKRAGRSRDRGPEKVITDPLGLLLIAERAALLSGRDDEFVAVILKGYTGMRWGEIVGLETEFARPGAIRVEHQLYELDSGELIRCPPKDDSYRTIDATDWLSALVADHIARTKPTPCPCHGKRYVFRGQGTARTGGHTGAKLVDVARRAEVSSGTVSNVLNHPERVREDTRVRVERAIAELKFVRGGVPTENAAHWRRNGFATWLFAPATSGWYPKKAPQEARPVPLLGEPWPGVPVRGRNAQGRADACWLPIARGLTPHGLRHSHRTHMEDLSTEKVLMDERMGHIDGSISARYAHVTPGMRERLKAGLTEQWEAALDARRGLHPRSPVAVLDRLLRARATRTA, encoded by the coding sequence GTGGGCTTCGCCGAGAAGCGCGGCAGTTACTGGCGCGGTAGATACAAGGTCAGCGAGGGCAAGTACGGAACCGTCGTCGACCCGACGGGCGCGGTGGTCAAGTTCGCCACCAAGCGGGAGGCCAAGCAGGCCGCGGACGAGGAAGAGGCAAAGGTCCGGCGCGGCACCTGGCGCGACCCGGCGGCCGGACAGGAGACCTTCGGCGCGTACGCCAGCCGCTGGTACGACGCCCAGGACCTGGCCGCGTCCACCATGCAGAACTACCGCCGCCACATCGAGGAGCACCTGCTCCCCGAGCTCGAGGACAAGGCCCTCGCCGGCATCCTCCGCACGGACGTGGACACCTGGGAGAAGCGGGAGAAGGCCGTCTATGCGGCATCCAGTGTCAAGACGTGGCGTTCGACGCTCCACCTCATCCTGGAAGACGCCGTGGACGAGGGGCTTATTGCGTCCAACCCCGCAGCGAAGCGGCGCGGGCGCGGCAAACGTGCCGGCCGCTCTCGCGACCGCGGTCCTGAGAAGGTGATCACCGACCCGCTCGGTCTGCTCCTGATCGCCGAACGTGCAGCCCTGCTGTCCGGCCGCGACGACGAGTTCGTCGCCGTGATCCTCAAGGGCTACACGGGGATGCGGTGGGGCGAAATAGTCGGCCTGGAGACCGAGTTCGCCCGGCCCGGCGCCATACGCGTGGAACACCAGCTGTACGAACTGGACTCGGGCGAGCTGATCCGCTGCCCGCCCAAGGACGACAGCTACCGCACCATCGACGCGACGGACTGGCTGTCGGCCCTGGTCGCCGACCACATCGCCCGTACGAAACCGACGCCGTGCCCCTGCCACGGCAAGCGCTACGTCTTCCGCGGCCAGGGCACCGCACGCACCGGCGGACACACGGGCGCCAAGCTCGTGGACGTCGCCCGCCGCGCGGAAGTTTCCAGCGGCACCGTGTCCAATGTCCTCAACCACCCCGAGCGGGTACGGGAGGACACCCGCGTCCGTGTTGAACGCGCCATAGCCGAGCTGAAGTTCGTCCGAGGAGGCGTCCCGACGGAGAACGCCGCTCACTGGCGCCGCAACGGCTTCGCCACCTGGCTGTTCGCGCCTGCCACCTCCGGCTGGTACCCGAAGAAAGCACCTCAGGAGGCCCGCCCGGTCCCGCTGCTCGGCGAGCCCTGGCCCGGCGTCCCGGTCCGCGGCCGCAACGCCCAAGGCCGGGCCGACGCTTGCTGGCTGCCCATCGCCAGAGGGCTCACCCCGCATGGCCTGCGCCACTCCCACCGCACGCACATGGAGGACCTCAGCACCGAGAAGGTACTGATGGACGAGCGCATGGGCCACATCGACGGCTCGATCTCGGCCCGCTACGCCCACGTGACTCCTGGCATGCGCGAACGTCTCAAGGCCGGCCTGACTGAGCAGTGGGAGGCAGCGCTCGATGCCCGGCGGGGCCTGCACCCGCGCTCGCCGGTCGCCGTACTCGATCGGCTGCTGCGCGCTCGCGCCACGAGGACGGCCTGA
- a CDS encoding DUF433 domain-containing protein, translating into MSYEPKLAAALSGATLRQLSHWRRASGMKGALLVPEISDSRPILYSFRDVVALRACVKLRKETSLQKIRRAVDTLREDLGERKHLSSYVLVAGPKTVYLAEPEQAVDLTRGGNVVIHQLVDVLAPFYKDGRHIPDLLKPRDHVAVDSAVRGGEPVIEGTRIPAAEVAALVRDGVPPDRISDFYPGVSAAAARDAVDFSDYVDSYVDGSRQVVA; encoded by the coding sequence GTGTCGTATGAGCCCAAGCTCGCCGCCGCCCTTTCCGGCGCCACCCTGCGGCAGCTCTCCCACTGGCGCCGTGCTTCCGGCATGAAGGGCGCGCTCCTCGTTCCGGAGATCTCCGACTCGCGCCCGATCCTGTATTCCTTCCGCGACGTGGTCGCTCTGCGGGCCTGTGTGAAGCTCCGCAAGGAGACGTCGCTGCAGAAGATCCGCAGGGCGGTGGACACACTCCGAGAAGACCTGGGTGAGCGTAAACACCTGTCCTCCTACGTGCTCGTGGCGGGACCGAAGACGGTCTACCTTGCGGAGCCCGAGCAGGCGGTCGATCTGACCAGGGGCGGGAACGTGGTCATCCACCAGTTGGTGGATGTGCTTGCCCCCTTCTACAAGGATGGCCGACACATCCCTGACCTGCTGAAGCCACGCGATCACGTCGCCGTCGACTCCGCGGTGCGTGGCGGTGAGCCGGTCATCGAAGGAACTCGGATTCCCGCCGCAGAGGTAGCGGCCCTGGTCAGGGACGGTGTACCCCCGGACAGGATCAGCGACTTCTACCCAGGGGTCAGTGCGGCAGCCGCACGCGACGCGGTCGATTTCAGCGACTACGTGGACAGCTACGTCGATGGCTCTCGGCAGGTTGTCGCTTGA
- a CDS encoding DUF5615 family PIN-like protein → MKLLLDENVPRPMAEIVRILLTAHDVLHVHELDGWAGTKDIELYAKARLEGFQAIITNDAKQLNRPMEVEAIARSGLHRIQYRQNNKHGGLVGLGTAIATVCAALPHALAELEEADGQRLVSLTAVDPSRRSRLQVTDPAVEPPKHWPGR, encoded by the coding sequence TTGAAGCTGCTGCTCGATGAGAACGTCCCCAGGCCCATGGCCGAGATCGTGCGCATCCTTTTGACCGCGCATGACGTGCTGCACGTCCACGAGCTGGACGGTTGGGCCGGAACGAAGGACATCGAGCTGTACGCGAAGGCCAGGTTGGAGGGCTTCCAGGCGATCATCACCAATGACGCCAAGCAACTGAACCGGCCCATGGAAGTCGAGGCGATCGCTCGGTCGGGACTCCACCGCATCCAGTACCGCCAGAACAACAAGCACGGCGGCCTGGTCGGCCTCGGCACCGCCATCGCCACCGTATGCGCCGCGCTTCCTCACGCCTTGGCCGAGCTGGAGGAGGCGGACGGCCAGCGACTCGTCTCTCTCACGGCCGTCGACCCCTCCCGACGCAGCCGATTGCAGGTCACCGACCCGGCTGTGGAGCCGCCGAAGCACTGGCCAGGGCGCTGA
- a CDS encoding Shedu anti-phage system protein SduA domain-containing protein: MSDSPLMRDTAYVINVGVPDPSLADAAAELQALVETDGHKDEKVLQEWLEKHPAFVPGAFGPHGASGWLPWPNAVITQPPLTGLLERRPDFMWLASDSRYLTVVCVEIEIPAKKWFREDNKPHGDWVHARAQLTEWRSWFREPLNTARLLDEYQVPEQMRSLEVRQHYFFVMGRRSEYDGDRRRTRLLAADDRPDETAMSWDRLIESPHPRATTLGCVRLSKHSGQYEDVYRPQTRAPGESDPPEDPNPSRKLRFMPRRPSSGSA, translated from the coding sequence ATGTCAGATTCCCCCCTCATGAGAGATACTGCGTATGTGATCAACGTAGGAGTACCCGACCCTAGTCTGGCGGATGCAGCCGCCGAGTTGCAGGCACTCGTTGAAACTGACGGACACAAGGACGAGAAAGTTCTACAGGAGTGGCTGGAGAAGCACCCGGCATTTGTGCCAGGCGCATTCGGGCCGCACGGCGCCTCAGGCTGGCTTCCATGGCCAAATGCGGTAATCACTCAGCCGCCCCTTACGGGCTTGCTCGAGCGCCGTCCGGACTTCATGTGGTTGGCTAGCGACAGCCGCTACTTGACTGTTGTATGTGTCGAAATCGAAATCCCGGCGAAGAAGTGGTTTAGGGAAGATAACAAACCTCATGGAGACTGGGTTCATGCTCGCGCACAACTGACCGAGTGGCGTTCGTGGTTTCGCGAACCTCTCAATACCGCTCGCCTCCTGGACGAATACCAAGTACCGGAACAGATGCGGTCACTAGAGGTCCGGCAGCATTACTTCTTCGTCATGGGTCGACGTTCCGAATACGACGGAGATCGGCGACGGACCCGGCTACTTGCAGCGGATGACCGGCCTGACGAAACCGCAATGTCCTGGGATCGCCTCATTGAAAGCCCGCACCCACGTGCGACGACGCTCGGATGTGTCCGCCTGTCGAAGCACTCTGGGCAGTACGAAGACGTATACCGCCCTCAGACGCGCGCGCCAGGCGAAAGTGATCCGCCTGAAGACCCTAATCCTTCCAGGAAGCTGCGCTTTATGCCTCGGCGCCCCAGTTCCGGCTCAGCTTGA
- a CDS encoding DUF488 family protein has product MAGHRSAPSHDHARALAQRVRALREDRGWTRERLAKEAGIAVGTLGRLESEGAIQPGFLTVGAVAQALDVSLDDLFRATRATPVTPGLWSAGYEGRDIDSFVASLVGNRISVVADVRLTPISRKKGFSKTRLGEALAEADIKYTHLRGLGNPKDNREPFWDGRVEVGRARFRGLLRSEEAQSDLDRLAEHARSSRVAVLCFEKDESRCHRQVVLETVRNRISVPVNPLA; this is encoded by the coding sequence ATGGCAGGTCATCGCTCAGCGCCTTCCCACGACCACGCCCGTGCGCTCGCCCAGCGGGTGCGTGCGTTGCGGGAAGACCGCGGGTGGACGCGGGAGCGGCTGGCCAAGGAGGCAGGCATCGCCGTCGGGACGCTGGGCCGTCTGGAGAGCGAGGGAGCGATCCAGCCAGGTTTCCTCACCGTCGGCGCGGTGGCCCAGGCGCTCGATGTCTCCCTCGATGATCTGTTCCGGGCGACCCGGGCCACGCCCGTCACGCCCGGTCTCTGGTCAGCCGGATACGAAGGGCGGGACATCGACTCATTCGTCGCCTCGCTCGTCGGCAACCGCATCAGCGTCGTAGCGGACGTACGGCTCACCCCGATCAGCCGCAAGAAGGGCTTCAGCAAGACCCGCCTTGGGGAAGCCCTGGCCGAGGCCGACATCAAGTACACCCACCTGCGCGGCCTGGGCAATCCGAAGGACAACCGGGAGCCCTTCTGGGACGGCCGCGTCGAAGTGGGCCGGGCGCGCTTCCGTGGCCTGCTGCGGTCCGAGGAAGCGCAGTCCGACCTCGATCGCCTCGCGGAGCACGCCCGGTCGTCGCGGGTCGCCGTGCTGTGCTTCGAGAAGGACGAGAGCCGCTGCCACCGGCAGGTCGTCCTGGAGACGGTCCGCAACCGGATCTCAGTGCCAGTAAATCCCTTGGCCTGA
- a CDS encoding Pr6Pr family membrane protein, producing the protein MTAPIPRDIPDLPAIPGVPALLPSPVPATAVVPPVRRPVAALFRLLVALVAAGAVAIDLALGSPVRVLSYFTIQSNILLALVLTLAARRSWTARRPLPSALTGATLLYVAITGLVHHLLLANAASPFSMTDELAAPTGIQAITNQVLHTVTPIAAVLDWLLLTAPGHLHLRQAATWLLYPLAYLAFSLARGELILPGTPARYLYPFLDVDQHGYKSVLGNALLLGLAIYALAVLLTALDHIRPNPLRHRPRHRAKTGFRLQPPVG; encoded by the coding sequence ATGACCGCCCCGATACCCAGGGACATCCCGGACCTGCCCGCGATTCCCGGAGTACCCGCGCTGCTGCCCTCGCCCGTCCCCGCCACAGCGGTGGTGCCTCCCGTACGGCGCCCGGTGGCCGCCCTGTTCCGGCTGCTGGTCGCCCTGGTGGCGGCCGGAGCCGTAGCCATCGACCTGGCCCTGGGCAGCCCGGTCCGGGTCCTGAGCTACTTCACGATCCAGAGCAACATCCTGCTGGCCCTGGTCCTCACCCTCGCGGCCCGCCGCTCCTGGACCGCCCGCCGCCCGCTGCCGTCGGCCCTGACCGGCGCGACACTCCTCTACGTCGCGATCACCGGCCTTGTCCACCACCTGCTGCTGGCGAACGCCGCGAGCCCGTTCTCGATGACCGACGAGTTGGCAGCACCGACGGGCATACAGGCGATCACCAACCAGGTGCTGCACACGGTGACGCCGATCGCGGCGGTCCTGGACTGGCTGCTGCTGACGGCACCCGGCCACCTGCACCTGCGCCAGGCGGCGACGTGGCTCCTCTACCCGCTCGCCTACCTGGCGTTCTCCCTCGCCCGGGGCGAACTGATCCTGCCCGGCACGCCGGCCCGCTACCTCTACCCCTTCCTGGACGTCGACCAGCACGGCTACAAGAGCGTCCTCGGCAACGCCCTCCTCCTCGGCCTCGCCATCTACGCCCTGGCCGTCCTCCTGACAGCCCTCGACCACATCCGCCCGAATCCCCTGCGCCACCGCCCCCGTCACCGCGCGAAAACCGGATTTCGTCTCCAGCCACCGGTGGGCTAA
- a CDS encoding metallophosphoesterase — protein sequence MRARYGVPLGIAAAGAAGLVYAAGFETRSFRLRRVTVPALPAGMRPLRVLQVSDIHMVRGQRKKQRWLRSLAGLRPDFVLNTGDNLSDPEGVPEVLDALGPLMEFPGAYVFGSNDYYGPTLRNPGRYLIEKVRGKHGLNGNPPVVGAVHNPWEDIRDGFDAAGWLNLTNTRGTLKIEGASVELTGLDDPHIKRDRYERVAGGPSGDADFSMGVVHAPYLRTLDAFTADGYPLILAGHTHGGQLCIPFYGALVTNCDLDTERVKGLSTHQAEGRTAYLHVSAGCGTSRYAPVRFACPPEATLLTLVGRE from the coding sequence ATGCGCGCGCGATACGGAGTCCCCCTGGGAATCGCGGCGGCTGGTGCCGCCGGTCTGGTCTATGCGGCGGGTTTCGAGACCCGCTCCTTCCGTCTCCGGCGGGTGACCGTCCCGGCCCTGCCCGCCGGGATGCGGCCGCTGCGCGTGCTCCAGGTCTCCGACATCCACATGGTGAGGGGCCAGCGCAAGAAGCAGCGCTGGCTGCGCTCGCTGGCCGGTCTGCGCCCCGACTTCGTCCTCAACACGGGTGACAACCTGTCCGACCCGGAGGGCGTCCCCGAGGTGCTGGACGCGCTGGGACCGCTGATGGAGTTCCCGGGTGCGTACGTCTTCGGCTCCAACGACTACTACGGCCCCACACTCCGCAACCCCGGCCGGTACTTGATCGAGAAGGTCCGGGGCAAGCACGGCCTCAACGGCAACCCGCCGGTCGTGGGCGCCGTCCACAACCCGTGGGAGGACATCCGGGACGGCTTCGACGCGGCGGGCTGGCTGAACCTGACGAACACGCGCGGCACGCTGAAGATCGAGGGCGCGTCGGTCGAGCTGACGGGACTGGACGACCCGCACATCAAGCGGGACCGGTACGAGCGGGTGGCCGGCGGCCCCTCCGGCGACGCCGACTTCTCGATGGGCGTGGTGCACGCACCGTATCTGCGCACGCTGGACGCGTTCACGGCGGACGGCTATCCCTTGATCCTCGCTGGCCACACACACGGCGGCCAGCTGTGCATCCCCTTCTACGGCGCCCTGGTCACCAACTGCGACCTGGACACGGAGCGGGTGAAGGGGCTGTCCACGCATCAGGCGGAGGGCCGTACGGCGTATCTGCATGTGTCGGCGGGGTGCGGGACGAGCAGGTATGCGCCGGTACGGTTCGCGTGCCCGCCGGAGGCGACGTTGTTGACGCTGGTGGGGCGGGAGTAG
- a CDS encoding GatB/YqeY domain-containing protein translates to MTNLKSKLQDDLNTAIKERDELRSSTLRLTLSAITKEEVAGKEKRELSDDEVQKVITREAKKRREAADAFAQGGRPEQAEREKAEGEVLAAYLPKQLSDAELEQIVAQAVEEARAAGSEGPRAMGAVMKIVNPKVAGQAEGGRVAAAVKKLLAG, encoded by the coding sequence ATGACCAACCTCAAGTCGAAGCTCCAGGACGACCTCAACACCGCGATCAAGGAGCGCGACGAGCTCCGCTCCTCGACGCTCCGGCTGACGCTCTCCGCGATCACCAAGGAGGAGGTCGCGGGCAAGGAGAAGCGCGAGCTCTCCGACGACGAGGTGCAGAAGGTGATCACCCGCGAGGCGAAGAAGCGACGCGAGGCCGCCGACGCCTTCGCGCAGGGCGGTCGCCCCGAGCAGGCCGAGCGGGAGAAGGCGGAGGGCGAGGTGCTCGCCGCGTACCTGCCCAAGCAGCTCAGCGACGCCGAGCTGGAGCAGATCGTCGCGCAGGCCGTCGAGGAGGCCAGGGCGGCGGGCTCCGAGGGGCCGCGCGCCATGGGCGCCGTGATGAAGATCGTGAACCCGAAGGTCGCCGGCCAGGCGGAGGGCGGCCGGGTCGCCGCCGCGGTCAAGAAGCTGCTCGCGGGCTGA
- a CDS encoding LuxR C-terminal-related transcriptional regulator codes for MTAGSEPFVDISHIDASDRKILNLLYAGLSDASIARELAIGHRTVQRRVQRLMELLQANGRVALGARAQELGLLRSPRTVVPAAQ; via the coding sequence TTGACCGCCGGCTCGGAACCCTTTGTCGATATCTCCCATATCGACGCCAGCGACCGAAAGATCTTGAACCTCTTGTATGCGGGCCTCAGCGACGCTTCGATCGCACGGGAACTCGCCATAGGGCACCGTACTGTCCAACGCAGGGTTCAACGGCTCATGGAGCTGCTGCAGGCCAACGGGCGAGTGGCCCTGGGAGCACGGGCCCAGGAACTGGGTCTGCTGCGCTCACCGCGCACGGTCGTCCCCGCCGCACAGTGA
- a CDS encoding transglycosylase domain-containing protein: protein MPKKRSGGGLSPTQEAAKFLGVSVLAGAVLAGIALPAFGALGLAAKGSVEGFDEIPANLKQPPLSQRTAILDAKGDQIATVYSRDRTVVDLKSVSPYMQKAIVAIEDSRFYQHGAIDLKGVLRALNRNAQSGGVAEGASTLTQQYVKNVFVEEAGDDPTKVAQATQQTLGRKIKELKYAIQVEEELGKKKILENYLNITFFGQQAYGVEAAAQRYFSKSAKDLNLQESALLAGIVQSPSRYDPVNDEAEATKRRNTVLQRMVEVGDVSQAEADKAKEAPLGLKVSKPKNGCITAVKGAGFFCDYVREVFLSDRTFGKTKEDRAKVWNQGGLTIRTTLDPQAQDSAQQSIKEHVYKTDDVATAATIVEPGTGKILAMGQSRPYGFGKNETQINLSVDRSMGGGAGYQPGSTFKPIVAAAALEGGMPATKTYSAPYEMKYPSPIQQCGGKVYRNDGPKPVTLTNENESEVGPYSMKEATAKSVNTYFVQMIADVGTCPVVEMAKKMGVERADGAKMDQGPAIALGTQEMSPLTMAAGYATFASRGMYCTPVAIESISQRIGGQTKSLDVPKSTCSRAMSETTADTINTLLRGVVEDGTGTQAGLGSRPSAGKTGTTDERYAAWFVGYTPNMAGAVWVGDPAHDRQMSDITIGGVWHDKVFGGQVPGPIWRDMMTGALANKEAPDFNLVNIPDGDEDRGDGDGNGNGRGDEDGDNGDENGGLIGGLIGGGNGGGAEPTPSFSIPENLFQGQDGGNNGNGNGGNWP, encoded by the coding sequence ATGCCAAAGAAGCGCTCGGGTGGTGGGCTGTCGCCCACGCAGGAGGCCGCAAAGTTCCTCGGTGTCAGTGTGCTCGCGGGAGCCGTGCTGGCCGGCATCGCGCTGCCCGCGTTCGGCGCGCTGGGGCTGGCCGCGAAGGGATCGGTCGAGGGGTTCGACGAGATCCCGGCCAACCTCAAGCAGCCACCGCTGAGCCAGCGCACCGCCATCCTCGATGCCAAGGGCGACCAGATCGCCACGGTCTACTCCCGTGACCGCACGGTGGTCGACCTCAAGAGCGTCTCGCCGTACATGCAGAAGGCGATCGTCGCCATCGAGGACTCGCGCTTCTACCAGCACGGCGCGATCGACCTGAAGGGCGTCCTGCGCGCGCTGAACCGGAACGCGCAGAGCGGCGGAGTCGCCGAGGGCGCGTCCACGCTCACCCAGCAGTATGTGAAGAACGTCTTCGTGGAGGAGGCCGGCGACGACCCGACGAAGGTCGCCCAGGCCACCCAGCAGACCCTCGGCCGCAAGATCAAGGAGCTGAAGTACGCGATCCAGGTCGAGGAGGAGCTCGGCAAGAAGAAGATCCTCGAGAACTACCTGAACATCACGTTCTTCGGCCAGCAGGCCTACGGCGTCGAGGCGGCCGCACAGCGGTACTTCTCCAAGTCCGCCAAGGACCTCAACCTCCAGGAGTCGGCCCTCCTCGCCGGCATCGTCCAGTCCCCCAGCCGGTACGACCCGGTCAACGACGAGGCCGAGGCCACCAAGCGGCGCAACACCGTGCTGCAGCGCATGGTCGAGGTCGGCGACGTCTCCCAGGCGGAGGCCGACAAGGCCAAGGAGGCACCGCTGGGGCTGAAGGTCAGCAAGCCGAAGAACGGCTGCATCACGGCGGTCAAGGGCGCCGGCTTCTTCTGCGACTACGTGCGCGAGGTGTTCCTGAGCGACCGGACCTTCGGCAAGACCAAGGAGGACCGGGCGAAGGTCTGGAACCAGGGCGGTCTGACGATCCGTACGACGCTCGACCCGCAGGCCCAGGATTCGGCCCAGCAGTCGATCAAGGAGCACGTGTACAAGACCGACGACGTGGCGACCGCCGCCACCATCGTCGAGCCGGGCACCGGCAAGATCCTGGCGATGGGCCAGTCGCGTCCGTACGGCTTCGGCAAGAACGAGACGCAGATCAACCTCTCCGTGGACCGGTCGATGGGGGGCGGCGCGGGCTATCAGCCCGGTTCGACGTTCAAGCCGATCGTGGCGGCGGCCGCGCTGGAGGGCGGTATGCCCGCGACGAAGACGTACTCGGCGCCGTACGAGATGAAGTACCCGAGCCCGATCCAGCAGTGCGGCGGCAAGGTCTACCGGAACGACGGGCCCAAGCCGGTCACGCTCACCAACGAGAACGAGTCCGAGGTCGGCCCGTACTCTATGAAGGAAGCGACGGCGAAGTCCGTCAACACTTACTTTGTGCAGATGATCGCCGACGTCGGCACCTGCCCGGTGGTCGAGATGGCCAAGAAGATGGGCGTCGAGCGGGCGGACGGCGCGAAGATGGACCAGGGTCCGGCGATCGCCCTCGGCACCCAGGAGATGTCCCCGCTGACCATGGCCGCCGGTTACGCGACCTTCGCCTCGCGCGGGATGTACTGCACACCGGTCGCCATCGAGTCCATCAGCCAGCGGATCGGCGGGCAGACCAAGTCGCTCGACGTCCCGAAGTCGACCTGCTCGCGCGCCATGTCCGAGACCACGGCCGACACCATCAACACGCTGCTGCGAGGCGTGGTCGAGGACGGTACGGGTACGCAGGCCGGACTCGGCAGCCGGCCGAGCGCCGGTAAGACCGGTACGACGGACGAGCGTTACGCCGCCTGGTTCGTGGGCTACACGCCCAACATGGCCGGTGCCGTCTGGGTCGGCGACCCCGCGCACGACCGGCAGATGTCCGACATCACCATCGGCGGCGTCTGGCACGACAAGGTGTTCGGTGGTCAGGTCCCCGGCCCCATCTGGCGGGACATGATGACCGGCGCGCTGGCGAACAAGGAAGCGCCCGACTTCAACCTCGTCAACATCCCGGACGGCGACGAGGACCGCGGCGACGGCGACGGAAACGGCAACGGCCGCGGTGACGAAGACGGCGACAACGGCGACGAAAACGGCGGCCTCATCGGTGGCCTGATCGGCGGCGGAAACGGCGGCGGCGCGGAACCGACGCCCTCCTTCTCCATCCCGGAGAACCTCTTCCAGGGGCAGGACGGCGGGAACAACGGAAACGGCAACGGGGGCAACTGGCCCTGA
- the wblA gene encoding transcriptional regulator WblA, with translation MGWVTDWSAQAACRTTDPDELFVQGAAQNRAKAVCTGCPVRTECLADALDNRVEFGVWGGMTERERRALLRRRPTVTSWRRLLETARTEYERGAGILPLDDDEVYENYAAVS, from the coding sequence ATGGGCTGGGTAACCGACTGGAGTGCGCAGGCGGCCTGCCGCACTACCGATCCGGATGAACTGTTCGTTCAAGGAGCAGCGCAGAACAGGGCCAAGGCGGTGTGCACCGGATGCCCGGTGCGGACCGAGTGCCTGGCCGACGCGCTGGACAACCGCGTCGAGTTCGGCGTGTGGGGAGGAATGACCGAGCGGGAGCGCCGCGCGCTGCTGCGCAGGCGACCCACCGTGACCTCTTGGCGCCGACTGCTGGAGACCGCGCGGACGGAGTACGAGCGGGGGGCCGGCATCCTGCCCCTCGACGACGACGAGGTGTACGAGAACTACGCGGCCGTGAGCTGA